From Anopheles funestus chromosome 3RL, idAnoFuneDA-416_04, whole genome shotgun sequence, a single genomic window includes:
- the LOC125769084 gene encoding troponin C, isoallergen Bla g 6.0101-like isoform X2, whose translation MSDTMSDAGESTGSGSGKELSKDQLKVLRDAFNAFDKEKTGSISTDVVGTILELLGHKLSEEELEEVIEEYDEDESGQLEFDEFVALASNYVEPEEDYDALRKELREVFMMYDKDAKGYLPVEEFKAILRELDGAVPEEELDDIVDEIDADGSGTVDFEEFMEVMTADYYA comes from the exons ATGTCGGACACAATGTCGGATGCGGGCGAAAGTACGGGATCGGGCTCAGGAAAG GAGCTGAGCAAAGACCAGTTGAAAG TGTTGCGTGATGCGTTTAATGCATTTGATAAGGAGAAAACGGGCAGCATTTCAACGGACGTGGTCGGTACCATTCTGGAGCTGCTCGGTCACAAACTGTCGGAGGAAGAGCTTGAAGAGGTGATCGAAGAGTACGACGAGGATGAGTCGGGTCAGCTGGAGTTTGATGAGTTTGTGGCGCTTGCCTCGAACTATGTCGAGCCAGAGGAGGATTACGATGCACTGCGAAAGGAATTGCGCGAAGTGTTCATGATGTACGACAAGGATG CCAAGGGATACCTTCCCGTTGAAGAATTCAAAGCTATCCTCCGAGAACTGGATGGTGCCGTACCAGAGGAAGAATTGGACGACATTGTGGACGAAATTGATGCTGATGGATCTGGCACAGTAGACTTTGAGG AGTTTATGGAAGTAATGACAG CTGACTACTACGCGTAA
- the LOC125769084 gene encoding troponin C, isoallergen Bla g 6.0101-like isoform X3 — MSDTMSDAGESTGSGSGKQELSKDQLKVLRDAFNAFDKEKTGSISTDVVGTILELLGHKLSEEELEEVIEEYDEDESGQLEFDEFVALASNYVEPEEDYDALRKELREVFMMYDKDAKGYLPVEEFKAILRELDGAVPEEELDDIVDEIDADGSGTVDFEEFMEVMTG; from the exons ATGTCGGACACAATGTCGGATGCGGGCGAAAGTACGGGATCGGGCTCAGGAAAG CAGGAGCTGAGCAAAGACCAGTTGAAAG TGTTGCGTGATGCGTTTAATGCATTTGATAAGGAGAAAACGGGCAGCATTTCAACGGACGTGGTCGGTACCATTCTGGAGCTGCTCGGTCACAAACTGTCGGAGGAAGAGCTTGAAGAGGTGATCGAAGAGTACGACGAGGATGAGTCGGGTCAGCTGGAGTTTGATGAGTTTGTGGCGCTTGCCTCGAACTATGTCGAGCCAGAGGAGGATTACGATGCACTGCGAAAGGAATTGCGCGAAGTGTTCATGATGTACGACAAGGATG CCAAGGGATACCTTCCCGTTGAAGAATTCAAAGCTATCCTCCGAGAACTGGATGGTGCCGTACCAGAGGAAGAATTGGACGACATTGTGGACGAAATTGATGCTGATGGATCTGGCACAGTAGACTTTGAGG AGTTTATGGAAGTAATGACAG GATAA
- the LOC125769084 gene encoding troponin C, isoallergen Bla g 6.0101-like isoform X1, with translation MSDTMSDAGESTGSGSGKQELSKDQLKVLRDAFNAFDKEKTGSISTDVVGTILELLGHKLSEEELEEVIEEYDEDESGQLEFDEFVALASNYVEPEEDYDALRKELREVFMMYDKDAKGYLPVEEFKAILRELDGAVPEEELDDIVDEIDADGSGTVDFEEFMEVMTADYYA, from the exons ATGTCGGACACAATGTCGGATGCGGGCGAAAGTACGGGATCGGGCTCAGGAAAG CAGGAGCTGAGCAAAGACCAGTTGAAAG TGTTGCGTGATGCGTTTAATGCATTTGATAAGGAGAAAACGGGCAGCATTTCAACGGACGTGGTCGGTACCATTCTGGAGCTGCTCGGTCACAAACTGTCGGAGGAAGAGCTTGAAGAGGTGATCGAAGAGTACGACGAGGATGAGTCGGGTCAGCTGGAGTTTGATGAGTTTGTGGCGCTTGCCTCGAACTATGTCGAGCCAGAGGAGGATTACGATGCACTGCGAAAGGAATTGCGCGAAGTGTTCATGATGTACGACAAGGATG CCAAGGGATACCTTCCCGTTGAAGAATTCAAAGCTATCCTCCGAGAACTGGATGGTGCCGTACCAGAGGAAGAATTGGACGACATTGTGGACGAAATTGATGCTGATGGATCTGGCACAGTAGACTTTGAGG AGTTTATGGAAGTAATGACAG CTGACTACTACGCGTAA